In Euphorbia lathyris chromosome 9, ddEupLath1.1, whole genome shotgun sequence, the following are encoded in one genomic region:
- the LOC136206031 gene encoding uncharacterized protein, with translation MARSALDEMSKSGAFMRTASTFRNLISKQPNSPFLPESGRYHLYISYACPWASRCLASLKIKGLEKAITFTSVKPIWGRTKETDEHMGWVFPASDTEEPEAHPDILNGAKSIRDLYELSSSNYTGKYTVPVLWDKKLKTIVNNESSDIIRMFNAEFNDIAENAALDLYPPHLRAEIDETNEWIYSGINNGVYKCGFARKQEPYEEAITQLYDALEKCENILAKQRYLCGDTLSEADIRLFVTLIRFDEVYAVHFKCNKKLLREYPNLFNYTKDIFQIPGMSSSVNMEHIKRHYYGSHPSINPFGIIPLGPDINFASPHDRDDKFSK, from the exons ATGGCACGATCAGCGCTCGATGAAATGTCTAAATCAGGAGCATTCATGAGAACTGCTTCAACATTTCGCAATTTGATCTCAAAACAACCTAATTCTCCATTTCTACCTGAATCTGGAAGATACCATCTTTACATTTCATATGCTTGCCCTTGGGCTTCCAGGTGTCTTGCTTCCTTGAAGATCAAAGGACTTGAAAAAGCCATCACTTTCACG TCTGTGAAACCCATATGGGGAAGAACCAAGGAGACTGATGAACATATGGGATGGGTTTTTCCTGCCTCAGATACAGAGGAACCAGAAGCTCACCCTGATATTTTGAATGGGGCAAAGAGTATAAGAGACCTTTATGAGCTTTCAAGCTCTAATTACACTGGAAAGTACACTGTTCCT GTGCTTTGGGATAAGAAGCTCAAGACAATCGTTAATAACGAGAGTTCAGACATAATCCGCATGTTTAATGCTGAATTTAATGATATAGCTGAGAATGCAGCTTTGGATTTATATCCTCCCCATTTGAGAGCTGAAATTGATGAAACCAATGAATGGATTTACAGTGGGATAAACAATGGTGTCTATAAATGTGGTTTTGCCAGGAAGCAAGAGCCTTATGAGGAG GCAATAACTCAGTTGTATGATGCTCTAGAGAAGTGCGAAAACATACTTGCAAAGCAACGTTATTTATGCGGAGACACTCTTTCTGAAGCAGATATTCGATTGTTTGTCACTCTTATAAGATTTGATGAG GTTTATGCAGTTCACTTCAAGTGCAACAAAAAGCTCCTGAGAGAGTACCCAAATCTGTTCAACTACACCAAAGACATTTTCCAAATTCCTGGGATGAGTAGCTCTGTCAATATGGAACATATCAAGCGCCACTACTATGGAAGTCATCCTTCTATAAATCCATTTGGAATCATTCCTCTTGGCCCAGACATCAACTTTGCCTCGCCTCATGATAGAGACGACAAGTTCTCTAAGTAA